From Acidovorax sp. 1608163:
AAGATGCGACAGTTGCAAGATCTGGGCCACCAGGTGATCTTCCTGATCGGTGACTTCACCACCTTGATCGGTGACCCTTCCGGGCGCAACAGCACGCGCCCGCCGCTCACGCCCGAGCAAATCAAGTTCAACGCAGAGACTTACTACACGCAGGCCGCCAAGGTTCTGGACCCTGCGCGCACCGAGATCCGCTACAACAGCGAGTGGTGTGATGCCCTGGGTGCGCGGGGCATGATCCAGCTGTCGGCCAAGTACACGGTGGCGCGCATGATGGAGCGCAACGACTTTCACCAGCGTTTTACCGATGGCAGTTCCATCAGCCTGCACGAGTTCTTGTACCCGCTGCTCCAGGGCTACGACTCGGTCGCCTTGAAGAGTGACCTGGAACTGGGTGGCACGGACCAAAAGTTCAATTTGCTGATGGGCCGCCATCTTCAGCAGGAGTATGGGCAGGAGCCGCAGTGCGTGCTCACCATGCCGCTCTTGGTGGGGCTGGACGGCGTGGACAAGATGTCCAAGTCCAAGAACAACTACATCGGTATCACCGAAGAGCCCAACACCATGTTTGCCAAGGTGCTGTCGATTTCGGACACGCTGATGTGGGACTGGTACACGCTGCTGTCGTTCAAGAGCCTGGCCGAGATCGCTGCGCTCAAGGCCGAGATTGCCGGCGGGCGCAACCCCAAGGACGCCAAAGTGATGCTAGCCAAGGAGATCACCACGCGCTTTCACAGCGCGGCGGCGGCCGATGCGGCGGAGCAGGATTTCACCAACCGCAGCAAGGGCGGCGTGCCGGACGACATCCCCGAAGTGGCTCTGACGGGCGCGCCACTGGGCATTGGCGCGCTGCTCAAGCAGGCCAACTTGGCCCCCTCGGGCAGCGAAGCCAACCGCCTGATCGATGGCGGCGGTGTGCGTGTGGACGGCAACGTGGTCAGCGACAAGGGCCTGAAGCTGGATGCTGGCACCTACGTGGTGCAGGTGGGCAAGCGCAAGTTTGCGCGTGTGCAGCTGGGTTGATTCGGATTTATGTGAAAAAGGGCGCT
This genomic window contains:
- the tyrS gene encoding tyrosine--tRNA ligase, with amino-acid sequence MNQSAVTTSPLSDGVRQALEISLRGVEELLPQDEWTKKLVRSESTGQPLRIKLGLDPTAPDIHIGHTVVLNKMRQLQDLGHQVIFLIGDFTTLIGDPSGRNSTRPPLTPEQIKFNAETYYTQAAKVLDPARTEIRYNSEWCDALGARGMIQLSAKYTVARMMERNDFHQRFTDGSSISLHEFLYPLLQGYDSVALKSDLELGGTDQKFNLLMGRHLQQEYGQEPQCVLTMPLLVGLDGVDKMSKSKNNYIGITEEPNTMFAKVLSISDTLMWDWYTLLSFKSLAEIAALKAEIAGGRNPKDAKVMLAKEITTRFHSAAAADAAEQDFTNRSKGGVPDDIPEVALTGAPLGIGALLKQANLAPSGSEANRLIDGGGVRVDGNVVSDKGLKLDAGTYVVQVGKRKFARVQLG